In Geotalea uraniireducens, one genomic interval encodes:
- a CDS encoding XTP/dITP diphosphatase, with translation MTHLVIATRNKGKMREIAELLAGMEITLLSPDDFAEFPEVAEDGETFEENAVKKARSAVVATGLPSLADDSGLIVPLLGGRPGVFSARFAREGASDGENNDKLLAELTGFPLAARNASFCCVIALCFPGGECLIFRGELAGMILDQPHGNGGFGYDPLFYVADQGKTLAELPSEVKNRISHRGKALAELKKYLFSP, from the coding sequence ATGACACATCTTGTTATTGCCACGCGCAATAAGGGGAAAATGCGAGAGATTGCCGAACTCCTTGCCGGGATGGAGATTACGTTGCTGTCTCCCGATGACTTTGCCGAGTTTCCAGAGGTTGCTGAGGACGGGGAGACATTTGAAGAGAATGCAGTCAAAAAAGCCCGAAGTGCAGTTGTAGCTACCGGTCTTCCTTCTCTGGCCGATGATTCGGGTTTGATAGTTCCTCTCTTGGGCGGGCGCCCTGGGGTCTTTTCTGCCCGCTTTGCACGGGAAGGTGCATCGGACGGAGAGAATAACGATAAACTCCTCGCGGAACTGACGGGGTTTCCTTTAGCTGCGAGAAATGCGTCATTCTGTTGTGTAATTGCACTATGTTTTCCCGGTGGCGAATGCCTGATTTTCCGGGGAGAGCTTGCTGGGATGATTCTTGACCAACCGCACGGTAACGGGGGGTTTGGCTACGATCCGCTTTTCTATGTTGCCGATCAAGGGAAAACCCTTGCCGAACTGCCCAGCGAAGTTAAAAACCGGATAAGTCACCGCGGCAAGGCACTCGCTGAATTGAAAAAGTACTTGTTTTCTCCGTGA
- the tig gene encoding trigger factor produces MTSTIETLSSVKKKISFEISAERVASEIDKVYEQIRKRSAIKGFRKGKAPLSFIEKHYSSVMEGDVLKNLFDETYFKALADHKIFPVSHPVIESDDVKRGESLKYSATVEVMPEIEVKDYLGLEVKKELFVVDDSVVEKRLDEMRENMAQVVPAGEGAQVEQGQYVIIDFTGYVDDKPFEGGNAESYQLEIGSGRFIPGFEEQIVGMKCGEQKTITVPFPEDYWNKDLAGKDARFDVTVREIKVKELPELDDEFAAQFGEFASLADLREKIGEVYEKQELSRIRADLQDRIVKAIIEKNEIEVPTTFVDKQLELMLSNTKNRLAGQRLTLEMMGMDDDKFKVQYRDVAESQVKGSLLLEAVAKKEAVKVEQADIEKKLLEIAQESGQDIARMKEYYEQNRSAKENLEAHLAEEKVMEYLLQNAVVTEVPKDQL; encoded by the coding sequence ATGACCAGTACCATCGAGACACTGAGCAGCGTCAAAAAGAAAATTTCCTTCGAAATCAGTGCAGAGCGGGTAGCATCCGAGATTGATAAGGTCTATGAGCAAATCCGGAAGCGGTCGGCGATTAAAGGGTTTAGAAAAGGGAAAGCTCCCCTCTCATTTATTGAAAAGCACTACAGTTCGGTTATGGAAGGGGATGTGCTGAAAAACCTTTTTGATGAGACGTATTTCAAGGCGTTGGCTGATCATAAGATTTTCCCGGTATCGCATCCGGTCATTGAGAGCGATGATGTGAAACGAGGCGAGTCTCTCAAGTATTCGGCAACCGTGGAAGTTATGCCCGAAATTGAGGTGAAGGATTATCTCGGCCTGGAAGTGAAAAAGGAGTTGTTTGTTGTCGATGATTCAGTTGTCGAGAAGCGTCTCGACGAAATGAGGGAAAATATGGCCCAGGTCGTGCCTGCAGGCGAAGGGGCACAGGTTGAACAGGGCCAATATGTAATAATCGATTTCACCGGGTATGTCGACGATAAGCCCTTTGAAGGAGGGAATGCTGAAAGTTATCAGCTGGAGATCGGCTCTGGGCGCTTTATTCCGGGGTTTGAGGAGCAAATCGTTGGTATGAAGTGCGGCGAGCAGAAGACGATCACCGTCCCGTTTCCTGAAGATTATTGGAACAAAGATCTTGCCGGGAAAGATGCCCGTTTTGATGTTACGGTCCGGGAGATTAAGGTTAAGGAATTGCCGGAACTCGATGATGAATTTGCGGCACAGTTCGGTGAGTTTGCCTCTTTGGCCGATTTGCGGGAAAAGATTGGTGAAGTGTATGAAAAACAGGAACTTAGCCGGATTCGGGCCGACCTTCAGGATAGGATTGTAAAGGCGATTATCGAAAAGAATGAAATTGAGGTACCGACGACATTTGTTGATAAGCAGCTAGAACTAATGCTTTCCAACACCAAGAACAGGCTTGCCGGTCAACGGCTTACCCTTGAGATGATGGGAATGGACGATGATAAATTCAAGGTACAGTATCGCGATGTTGCGGAAAGCCAAGTGAAGGGCTCGTTGCTGCTCGAAGCGGTGGCCAAAAAAGAGGCCGTTAAAGTCGAGCAGGCAGATATTGAGAAAAAGCTGCTGGAGATCGCGCAGGAAAGCGGCCAGGATATTGCTCGCATGAAGGAGTATTATGAGCAGAACCGTTCTGCCAAGGAAAATTTGGAAGCTCATCTGGCGGAAGAAAAGGTGATGGAATACCTCTTGCAAAATGCTGTCGTAACTGAAGTGCCTAAGGACCAACTTTAG